A region of Corvus cornix cornix isolate S_Up_H32 chromosome 3, ASM73873v5, whole genome shotgun sequence DNA encodes the following proteins:
- the DHX57 gene encoding putative ATP-dependent RNA helicase DHX57 — protein MSWLGRKRGKPNRGGGRGRGGSGRRGGSSGHSNKPQLGGSRKCSTKIWDDGDDFCLFEEPRLESRSSAPARRGGQMKQRAEARMPLQTIHMTSENQRRVKELLQELQGQELAPESDVAGEDDDEPDYLDDEQCWSTEQESSDVVPRLSAEPAEHGIVDSEVSSFAVHKLSRYGFDCERCRAVLRSCNGNIGASLEYLLLQCFSERYGEKMQVSAAAAEASQEECLEQRQEEAFVLRSIYGEKFVERIKNRVWTFSLELDYLAHRLSKSKQKGTRDTAKQTSKEICKFYLQGGCRFGSKCRFRHEFPPDHPLNASKNSVDDAHLRHSDGPIYELEVRFPDENKYPLQAPLVAFYSTDESLPLACRLHIAEFLFGKALAAAESHEPVVYTLVTCLEDEHEVSELLSNTQHKFSVPPVCLPAAPPVKPQTESAPASNQQPEASTVSEPQEEEVVAEVEEEDEEPEQVVVENESYVNLKKKLSKKYDVQAKSLYNENVKICAQFRQRKSSRHFQSMLYERQKLPAWQERENILGLLESHQVLVVSGMTGCGKTTQIPQFILDASLQGSPSRVANIICTQPRRISAISVAERVAKERTERIGLTVGYQIRLESVKSSATRLLYCTTGVLLRRLEGDLTLQGVTHVIVDEVHERTEESDFLLLVLKDIMAQRPDLRIILMSATLNAELFSQYFHSCPIINIPGRTFPVDQFFLEDVIAMTRYVLEDSSPYRRKVKQEQNGRHKRTAFEEVEEDLRRAGLLETTDTVVRDSDPDQKLTLKQLLTRYKGVSKAVLKTMSVMDLDKVNLELIEALLEWIVAGRHSYPPGAVLIFLPGLAEIKMLYEQLQSNALFNNRHSKRCVVYPLHSSLSSEEQQSVFLRPPAGVTKIIISTNIAETSVTIDDVVYVIDSGKMKEKRYDPGKGMESLEDTFVSKANALQRKGRAGRVASGVCFHLFSSHHYNHQLVKQQLPEIQRVPLEQLCLRIKILEMFSEQSLHSVLSRLIEPPRTESLQASKVRLQDLGALTPDEKLTPLGYHLASLPVDVRIGKLMLFGTIFRCLDPALTIAASLAFKSPFVSPWDKREEANKKKLEFAVGNSDYLALLQAYKGWRLSIKEGSQASYNYCRENFLSGRVLQEIASLKRQFAELLSDIGFVKEGLRARDIEKKWSQGGDGVLDATGEEANSNAENIKLISAMLCAALYPNVVQVKKPEGKYQKTSTGAVKMQPKAEELKFVTKNDGYVHIHPSSVNYQTRHFESPYLVYHEKIKTSRVFIRDCSMVSVYPLVLLGGGQVHMQLLKGDFVISLDDGWIRFVAASHQVAELVKELRCELDQLLQDKIKNPSMDLCMCPRGSRIIGMIVKLVTTQ, from the exons ATGAGTTGGttagggaggaaaagaggaaaacccaacagaggaggaggaagagggagaggaggcagtGGAAGACGAGGAGGCAGCAGTGGCCATTCAAATAAGCCTCAACTTGGTGGAAGTAGGAAATGTTCGACCAAAATTTGGGACGATGGAGATGATTTTTGTCTCTTTGAGGAACCAAGGCTAGAATCCAG atcAAGTGCCCCTGCCAGAAGAGGAGGGCAAATGAAACAGAGAGCTGAAGCAAGAATGCCTCTGCAGACCATACACATGAcatcagagaatcagagaagAGTGAAAGAACTTCTTCAAGAGCTGcaagggcaggagctggctcCTGAATCAGA TGTAGCTGGAGAAGATGATGATGAGCCTGATTACCTCGATGATGAACAGTGCTGGTCAACGGAACAGGAATCTTCTGATGTAGTGCCAAGGTTGTCTGCTGAGCCAGCTGAGCATGGAATTGTAGACAGTGAAGTGTCTTCATTTGCTGTGCACAAACTCTCCAG GTATGGTTTTGACTGTGAGCGCTGCAGGGCAGTGCTCAGATCCTGCAATGGTAATATTGGGGCATCATTGGAGTATTTGCTGTTGCAGTGCTTCTCTGAAAGGTATGGAGAGAAGATGCaggtttctgcagcagctgctgaagccAGTCAGGAGGAATGTTTAgaacagaggcaagaagaaGCTTTTGTTCTCCGGTCAATCTATGGAGAAAAATTTGTAGAAAGGATTAAAAATCGTGTTTGGACTTTTAGTTTGGAATTGGACTACCTAGCACACAGGCTCAGCAAATCTAAACAAAAAGGTACAAGGGACACAGCAAAACAGACTTCAAAGGAAATATGTAAATTTTATCTCCAAGGAGGCTGCAGGTTTGGTTCAAAATGCAGATTTAGACATGAATTCCCTCCAGACCATCCACTAAACGCATCCAAGAACTCTGTAGATGATGCTCATCTCAGACACAGTGATGGTCCCATATACGAACTTGAAGTAAGATTTCCTGACGAAAACAAGTATCCTCTTCAGGCACCTCTTGTGGCATTTTACTCCACTGATGAGAGCCTGCCTCTTGCTTGTCGTCTGCACATTGCTGAATTCCTCTTTGGAAAGGCCTTGGCAGCTGCAGAGTCTCATGAGCCAGTGGTGTACACCTTGGTGACTTGCTTGGAAGATGAACACGAGGTCAGTGAGTTACTGAGCAATACTCAGCACAAGTTCAGTGTTCCTCCTGTGTGCCTGCCGGCAGCACCTCCGGTAAAGCCACAGACAGAGAGTGCACCTGCTTCAAATCAACAACCTGAAG CCTCAACAGTGTCCGAGCCTCAGGAAGAAGAGGTGGTGGCAgaagtggaggaggaggatgaagagcCTGAACAAGTTGTTGTGGAGAATGAGAGTTATGTGAACTTGAAGAAGAAGCTTTCCAAAAAGTATGATGTGCAGGCGAAGTCTCTGTATAACGAAAATGTTAAAATCTGCGCACAGTTTAGGCAGAGAAAG TCTTCCAGGCACTTCCAGTCCATGCTGTACGAAAGACAGAAGCTCCCTGCAtggcaagagagagaaaacattctGGGTTTGCTTGAGAGTCACCAAGTTCTTGTTGTGAGTGGCATGACAGG ATGTGGGAAAACCACTCAGATTCCTCAGTTTATCTTGGATGCTTCATTGCAAGGGTCTCCAAGCAGAGTTGCAAACATCATCTGCACTCAGCCTCGCAGGATCTCTGCCATTTCTGTGGCTGAACGTGTAGCCAAGGAGAGAACAGAAAGGATTGGACTCACTGTTGGATATCAGATCCGTCTGGAAAGTGTAAAG TCCTCAGCTACCAGGCTCTTGTACTGCACCACTGGTGTGCTGCTGAGAAGGCTGGAAGGAGATCTGACTTTGCAGGGAGTCACTCATGTTATTGTTGATGAAGTTCAcgaaagaacagaagaaag tgacttcctgctgctggttttgaagGATATAATGGCTCAGAGGCCAGACCTGCGCATTATACTGATGAGTGCCACCCTGAATGCAGAGCTTTTCTCTCAGTACTTCCACTCCTGTCCAATCATTAACATACCAG GTCGAACGTTTCCTGTGGACCAGTTTTTTCTGGAAGATGTGATTGCAATGACAAG GTATGTTTTAGAGGACAGCAGTCCCTACAGGCGGAAGGTGAAGCAAGAACAGAATGGGAGACACAAGAGAACTGCATTTGAAGAAGTAGAGGAGGACCTGAGACGTGCTGGCCTTCTGGAAACCACTGACACTGTGGTCAGAGATTCAGACCCAGACCAGAAATTAACTCTGAAGCAGCTCCTTACACGATATAAAG gggTTAGCAAGGCAGTGTTGAAAACAATGTCTGTCATGGACTTGGACAAAGTTAATCTGGAATTAATTGAAGCCTTGCTGGAATGGATAGTTGCTGGCAGACATTCATACCCCCCAG GTGCTGTGTTGATATTTTTGCCTGGCCTAGCAGAAATCAAGATGCTTTATGAACAGCTTCAGTCTAATGCTCTTTTTAATAACAGGCACAGCAAGAG GTGTGTGGTGTATCCACTTCATTCCTCACTGTCCAGTGAAGAACAGCAGTCTGTGTTCCTCAGGCCCCCTGCAGGAGTTACCAAAATCATCATCTCTACCAACATTGCAGAGACATCTGTCACCATCGATGACGTGGTCTATGTGATTGActctggaaaaatgaaagagaaaag GTATGACCCAGGCAAAGGAATGGAAAGTCTGGAGGACACCTTTGTGTCCAAGGCCAATGCTCTGCAAAGGAAAGGGCGGGCAGGACGTGTGGCCTCGGGCGTCTGCTTCCATCTCTTCAGCAGCCACCACTACAACCATCAGCTTGTAAAACAACAGCTGCCAGAAATACAGAGAGtgcccttggagcagctgtGTCTAAG AATTAAGATTCTGGAGATGTTTTCTGAGCAGAGTCTTCACTCTGTCTTATCACGACTGATCGAGCCCCCTAGGACTGAGTCTTTGCAGGCATCGAAGGTGCGACTGCAGGACCTGGGAGCGCTAACTCCGGATGAAAAGCTCACCCCTCTGGGATACCACTTGGCTTCACTGCCTGTGGATGTCAGGATTGGCAAACTCATGCTGTTTGGCACCATTTTCCGCTGCCTGGATCCTGCATTGACCAtagcagccagcctggcctttaAGTCACCTTTT GTGTCACCATGGGATAAAAGggaagaagcaaacaaaaagaagctgGAGTTTGCAGTAGGAAACAGTGACTACCTGGCTCTTCTCCAGGCCTATAAG GGATGGCGTTTAAGTATCAAAGAGGGCTCTCAAGCAAGCTACAACTACTGCAGGGAGAACTTTCTGTCAGGAAGAGTTCTTCAG GAGATTGCCAGTCTGAAGAGGCagtttgcagagctgctttctgacATTGGCTTTGTGAAGGAGGGATTGAGAGCCAGGGATATTGAGAAGAAGTGGTCCCAAGGAGGCGATGGTGTGTTGGATGCCACAGGAGAGGAG GCAAATTCGAATGCAGAGAACATCAAGCTGATCTCAGCTATGTTGTGTGCTGCACTGTATCCCAATGTTGTCCAG GTGAAAAAGCCAGAGGGTAAATACCAGAAGACCAGTACAGGAGCAGTCAAAATGCAAccaaaagcagaagagctgaagTTTGTTACTAAAAATGATGGTTATGTTCATATTCATCCTTCGTCTGTAAATTATCag acCAGGCATTTTGAGAGCCCGTACCTGGTGTACCACGAGAAGATCAAGACGAGCCGCGTGTTCATCCGGGACTGCAGCATGGTGTCCGTGTACCCGCTGGTGCTGCTCGGGGGCGGCCAGGTGCACATGCAGCTGCTCAAGGGGGACTTTGTCATCTCCCTGGATGACGGCTGGATACGGTTTGTGGCTGCCTCTCACCAG GTGGCCGAGCTGGTGAAAGAGCTGCGCTGTGAGCTggaccagctgctgcaggataAAATCAAGAATCCCAGCATGGATTTGTGCATGTGCCCCCGTGGCTCTCGGATCATCGGGATGATTGTCAAGCTTGTGACCACGCAGTGA